ACGCGCCACCCGCAGATCGTTGAAAAGGGTGTAGGGCTTGTTGAACTGGTTCCGCCCCTCGTTGCCGTCGAAGCTGCCGTTGGCCGGACAGGGCAACTGGAACGCCACCCCGGCTATAAACGGCGAGGTAAAAGCCTGGTCGCCGCACGCAGTGACCGGCGCATTCGGAGCCACGATGTTGGGCCGGGCCGAATTGGGTGCGAATTGGAAGTTGCGCGTGGAAACTGCGGTGAAGACCGTGAACGGCCGGCCCGACGCCACTTCGATGATGGGGGAGAAGGTCCAGTCGCTGCCGAGCTTGCTGATGAATCCACTGCCGCTCCGCTTTCCTGTCTGGTAGACGCCACTGAAAACGAAGCGGTGCCGCTGATCGAAGGTGGAATTGGACCGCTCGGCGCGCAGGTCGTATGCGTCCTGGGGCGACAGCGGCGATTCCAGGTCGGTGGAATCGTCAATGGCGTGCGACCAGGTGTAGGACGCCAGGAACTCATAGTGGTTGCTGAAGCGCTTGCGCAGGTTCACGGTGAGCGCGTGATAGACCGAGCTGCCGCTGGAATGCTGGGCCGCCATGTCGGCGAAGGGGATGGTAGGCAGCGGCTTGCCGGAGGCATCCACCCCCAGCCCTTTCGACGCCAGGAACGCGGCTGTGAACGCGGTGCAGTTGGTGGTCGTGCCGACTGCCGGCACCACGCTGAACCAGGGCACCAGCGCCGGATTCATGCCCGAAGGCCGGAAGAAATTAGCCAGCGTGGCCGGCACCACCGTCTTGCCGCCGATAATGCCGCAATCCTGGACCGCCAGGGCATTCAACGGATTCAGAGGTGAGCCGCCGTCGTTGATGTAGTTGGCCCACACCAGATCGCCGTGGGGAGTATTGGAATTGACCGGCCGGTTTAGATGGCGGCCGCCGTTGAAGTTGTAGGCGATGTTCACGGCGTAGCCGTTACCCAAGTCGTGTTCCACCGACAGGTTCGCCTGGTTGGAATAGGCGTACTGGAAATTGCTCGACAGCGGGAACCCGAAAGGCAGGAAGCCCAGCGGCGTCGGGAAACTCACATTGGGTGCCACTGGAATTGCCGGAGCCAGGTAGTTTTGGTTGATCCACAGTGAATTCGGCAGATCGGCGGTGAAGCGCTGCTGGGCGGGGTTGTAACCAAACGCGTCCGAGAATGAACCGAACGGTCCCAGGCAGCTTTTCACCGTTCCTTGGAACGTGCTGGTGGCCGTCATCCCGCCCACGATCGTCTTGACGGGATTCGCTGGATCAGGAGCGCCGCACGGGTTGGTACCGAGCAGCAGAACCTGCGGGGTTCCCGCCCCGTCGGTGGCCTGCGCGAGGAACTGCAGGCCGAGCAGCGGATGATCGTAGAACAAACCATACGATGCGCGGACCACCGTCTTGCCGTCTTTCCACGGGTCCCACGCGACACCTATGCGAGGGGCGACATTGTTGTTGTCCTGCGGGATGCCGTTGGCGAGACCGAGCGCCTTGTACGCCGGTACCGAGATGGCGTTCAACGCAGGCGATCCCGGAACCAATTCCACGTCATAGCGGACGCCGTAGTTCAATGTCAGGTTCGGCTTGACGCGCCATGAGTCCTGGATGAAGAACCCCAGTGGCGTGTTGACGAACTCCGCATGCGGATTCCCAATGCCCTGGATGAAATTCTGCGGGATCCCCATGCCGTACGCCTGCACCGCGCTTAAACTGGGAAATACCAGCCCCGGCAGGACGTTCTGCAGACTTGACGGCGCCGATAATTCGTCAAAATTGTAGACACCGCCGAAATTGACTGTGAAATCGGCGACCACCGGAAGCCGGTTGAAGTCACCGCCGAACTTGATGGCGTGGCTGCCCACCGACCAGGTGAAACTGTCGGTGAACTGGTAACGCTTTTCCGTGCGCCGGATGAAGGAAAACGGCTCGCGTCCAATGAAAGCGAAACCCGCTATGTTGACGGCGGCATTCGGGCCGGTTGGAGTCAAAGTGTTGAAGTCAAACAGCAGGCCGCGGCGCGCATACTGAAACCGGAACTCGTTGATCTTGTTGTTGCTCAGCGCCGCCGTCTCTTGCGCGGTGATGGCAAAATCGCGAAACTGCTGCAGCGCGGTGCGCGAGTACCCGTTCTGGCCGAAGTTTTGGTTTTGCCCCTGTACCTGGATTCCGTTGACCGTGCTCGGACTCACGTTGGCGCGCAACATGAGTTGGTTGTTGGCGCTGAGTTTCTGGTCCAGGCGCAAGGAATAAATGCTGGTGCCTTCGAATACGGGATAGTTGCCCTCTTGGTTGAGCAGCGGCATAAATGACGCCGGCAGCGGAGCGCCGGAGGTGGGGAAAAGATTCAGTGCCGGGAAATGCCCGGCGGCGGCTACTCCCGCTGGAAGTACGCCATTGATCGCGATACCCGCGCCCCCGCCGGCCAATGCCAGGTAGTTGCCCACCAAGGTATTGGCTGTCGTCCGGACCAGCACGCTCGGGTTGGTAAGATAACCCACAAGCGTCGGACTCTGCAGGAAAGCGGCTTGGGTCGGCGTCAACTGCAGCGTTCCCAGCGGCGTCGGAATCGGCAAAAGCCCGAAATTGTCGGCGCCGATGGTCGAGAAGCCAGTCTCGTGCCGCCGCGTGGTTTCAAACGAAAAGTAATAAAACGTCTTGTCTTTCCGAATCGCGCCGCCCGCCGTGGCGCCCGCCTGGACCCTGGTGTAGGCCGGGTTCGACACGTTGCTGAACGGATTCACCGCCTGAAAATCGCGATTGCGCAGGTAGCCGTAGAGGCTGCCGTGGAAGTCGTTGCTGCCGGAACGGGTGATGATGTTGACTACGCCGCCGGACGCCCGGCCATACTCGGCCGCGTAGCCGTTGGTCATGATCTGGAATTCCTGTACCGCCTCCTGCGAAACCGTGGACCGGATGCCGTTCGTGGAATTGTCCACCGCGTCGGTGCCATCCACGTTGACCAGGTTGGCGCGCGCGCGCTGTCCGCCGAAGTTCAGCCCCGAGGTTGGCGCGGCTCCGATGCTGGGAGCGGTGTCGCGCGCCAGCTTGGAATCCGTCAGCGCGAAGTTGATGTAGTTGCGCCCGTTGATCGGCAGGTTCTCGATGCGCTCCTGGTCGATGGTCGTGGTGGAGACGGTGCGCTGCGTCTCAATCAGCTCCGCTTCGGCGCTCACGTTGACGACGGACTCCACCGCCGCCACACGCAAAGTCATCGGCACCTCGGCCGTCTGTCCGATGGTCAATGTAACGTCCCTCGCCACCGTCTTCGCGAACCCGGGCGCCTGCACCGTGATCGTGTACTGCCCCGGGGGGATGGCCAGGATCTGATACTCGCCTTCGACGTTATTGGTGGCGACACGCTCCGTGTTTCTCGCGTCGTCACGTGCAGTAACGGTCGCGTTCTTTACCACCGCGCCTTTGGGATCTTTCACGGTGACATGAAGCTGCGCTGTCGCAGCTGATTGCGCGGCGGCGTCGCCCGCCATCAGCAACATCACAAAAATCACCAGGCATGCCTTCATAGCTTGCGTCATCACCAACCCGCCTTTCGCACGCTGAACGAACACACCGGAGAACATGTCGTCGGTCGGCCGACTCCCAGCCATAGGTAAGAAATTGACTCTGGTGCAGGCAATGTTGCAGGGTTTTACATCAGAAGGTACTCGGAAGGCAAGCCTAGGTATTCACTCAAGCCCCTCTTTTAGCTTGACCGGGAAATTCGCAACCACTCGATGCGTATCCTGGGTCTAAGACGCTAACGTCGTTGGATCCAACTTGATTCCGTCTTCTTGCCGGCTCGGTGTGCGCAGCGCCCATGCCATGCGCGGCGTTTTGTGCGCCAGTCCAAAACATCCCTTCGCATCCAGCAGGATCAGGCCGCCGTGCCCGTGCAAGCGGCTGTGCAAGTAGTGAATTGCCGCCGCTGCGACCTTTTTTGGGTGCCCGCCTGCCATGACCTGGTCCGCCGCCCACTTCGCCAGCACCAGTTTCATCATCGGCTCGCCCCAGCCGGTGGTCGAGCACGCGGCACTTTCATTGTCGGCGAAGCACCCGCAGCCGATCAGGGACGAATCGCCGACACGCCCCGGCGTCTTGTTCAGCGTGCCTCCGGTGGAGGTCCCCGCGGCAATGTTGCCGCCGGCATCCAGCGCGACTGCCCCCACGGTGTCGTGCGAGGTGGTCGGCGAAGCAAAAATCTCGTGCTTCTCGCCCGCCACCTCCTTCTTCTGAGATTGTTTCAGACGCTCGACTTCCCGCGGAATCACCAACTCCTCGTTCGCGCAAAGCTCGATGCCATGTGCCTGCGCAAATTCTTCCGCTCCCTGCGCCACCAGGTAAACGTGCACGCTCTCTTCCAGCACCTTGCGGGCGGCATGGATGGCATTCCGAATGTGCTCGACGCAGCCCACCCCGCCGGCGCGCAGCGTCCGTCCGTCCATCATTAGGGCATCGAGTTGCACGCGACCGTCGCGAGTGAGGAAGCTTCCCCTTCCCGCATCAAACGTCTCATCGTCTTCCATGACGACGATGGCCGCCTCCACCGCATCCAGTGCCGACCCGCCGCGCTCCAGCACATGCCACCCGGTATCCGCGGCTTTGCGGACGCCCTTCCGATGGGCTTCGACCATGTCTTCGGGAATTGCCCACGCGCCGCCGTGGATCAACAGAATCGGTTGTTCTGACAAACAAACTCCTCCGCCGTGCCCGTTGTTTTCACGCGGAACTTGGCATGATAGCGCAGAATGTGTAGCCCACGGCGCAAGCCGCGGGGGCATAGCCGCCGGAGGCGGCGCCAGAGTGTGCAGCCCACGGCGTAAGCCGTGGGTCAGCAGAGCAAACCATCCCAGCCCCGCCGGGGCGAAACGTCTGTAATAGCTTGTCTTACTTCGGCGCCCACTCTTGCTCGATGGGCTCAGGCTCGTGCGGACGGGACAAATCGCGTTCCCGGGTTTCACGGTAGGTATGCAGGATGCGGTGAATCACTGTGATATTGCCAATCACTGCAATCACCCAAAGCACTGGGGCCATGCGGTTGAACCAGGCGCCGATGATCACCAGTACGATCCGCTCCGGGCGTTCCATGAAGCCGACCTTGCACTTGCTGATCAGCGTCTCGGCCCGCGCCCGGGTGTAGCTGATCATGACCGAAGTGACCATGACGATCGCGGTCAGCACCACGTAGAAGAAACGGTTGGCGCGGGCGTAATAGACCAGCAGTCCGAAATAGAGCGCCACGTCGCTGTAGCGATCGATGACCGAATCGAAGAAGCCGCCG
The sequence above is drawn from the Terriglobales bacterium genome and encodes:
- a CDS encoding carboxypeptidase regulatory-like domain-containing protein; translation: MAGSRPTDDMFSGVFVQRAKGGLVMTQAMKACLVIFVMLLMAGDAAAQSAATAQLHVTVKDPKGAVVKNATVTARDDARNTERVATNNVEGEYQILAIPPGQYTITVQAPGFAKTVARDVTLTIGQTAEVPMTLRVAAVESVVNVSAEAELIETQRTVSTTTIDQERIENLPINGRNYINFALTDSKLARDTAPSIGAAPTSGLNFGGQRARANLVNVDGTDAVDNSTNGIRSTVSQEAVQEFQIMTNGYAAEYGRASGGVVNIITRSGSNDFHGSLYGYLRNRDFQAVNPFSNVSNPAYTRVQAGATAGGAIRKDKTFYYFSFETTRRHETGFSTIGADNFGLLPIPTPLGTLQLTPTQAAFLQSPTLVGYLTNPSVLVRTTANTLVGNYLALAGGGAGIAINGVLPAGVAAAGHFPALNLFPTSGAPLPASFMPLLNQEGNYPVFEGTSIYSLRLDQKLSANNQLMLRANVSPSTVNGIQVQGQNQNFGQNGYSRTALQQFRDFAITAQETAALSNNKINEFRFQYARRGLLFDFNTLTPTGPNAAVNIAGFAFIGREPFSFIRRTEKRYQFTDSFTWSVGSHAIKFGGDFNRLPVVADFTVNFGGVYNFDELSAPSSLQNVLPGLVFPSLSAVQAYGMGIPQNFIQGIGNPHAEFVNTPLGFFIQDSWRVKPNLTLNYGVRYDVELVPGSPALNAISVPAYKALGLANGIPQDNNNVAPRIGVAWDPWKDGKTVVRASYGLFYDHPLLGLQFLAQATDGAGTPQVLLLGTNPCGAPDPANPVKTIVGGMTATSTFQGTVKSCLGPFGSFSDAFGYNPAQQRFTADLPNSLWINQNYLAPAIPVAPNVSFPTPLGFLPFGFPLSSNFQYAYSNQANLSVEHDLGNGYAVNIAYNFNGGRHLNRPVNSNTPHGDLVWANYINDGGSPLNPLNALAVQDCGIIGGKTVVPATLANFFRPSGMNPALVPWFSVVPAVGTTTNCTAFTAAFLASKGLGVDASGKPLPTIPFADMAAQHSSGSSVYHALTVNLRKRFSNHYEFLASYTWSHAIDDSTDLESPLSPQDAYDLRAERSNSTFDQRHRFVFSGVYQTGKRSGSGFISKLGSDWTFSPIIEVASGRPFTVFTAVSTRNFQFAPNSARPNIVAPNAPVTACGDQAFTSPFIAGVAFQLPCPANGSFDGNEGRNQFNKPYTLFNDLRVARRIAITERIGLDAIVDIFNLVNKFNVADVNPLYTEAGRPTAAFDPRQFQFALKLTW
- a CDS encoding isoaspartyl peptidase/L-asparaginase; this translates as MSEQPILLIHGGAWAIPEDMVEAHRKGVRKAADTGWHVLERGGSALDAVEAAIVVMEDDETFDAGRGSFLTRDGRVQLDALMMDGRTLRAGGVGCVEHIRNAIHAARKVLEESVHVYLVAQGAEEFAQAHGIELCANEELVIPREVERLKQSQKKEVAGEKHEIFASPTTSHDTVGAVALDAGGNIAAGTSTGGTLNKTPGRVGDSSLIGCGCFADNESAACSTTGWGEPMMKLVLAKWAADQVMAGGHPKKVAAAAIHYLHSRLHGHGGLILLDAKGCFGLAHKTPRMAWALRTPSRQEDGIKLDPTTLAS
- a CDS encoding CDP-alcohol phosphatidyltransferase family protein — encoded protein: MSWTSAVGRGSKWILHKIVHGLALTKINPNYLTFLGLVINLGAGVLFGYAAGENQGRLFRYAALVIIGAGIFDMVDGRVARATGQVTDFGGFFDSVIDRYSDVALYFGLLVYYARANRFFYVVLTAIVMVTSVMISYTRARAETLISKCKVGFMERPERIVLVIIGAWFNRMAPVLWVIAVIGNITVIHRILHTYRETRERDLSRPHEPEPIEQEWAPK